CGGCGACGACGCTGCGGCATCTCGTGGCGAAGGCACACAGTGCCTCTTCTTAAGCAACGTCCTTCCCTGGTTTGACATCGTTGCTCTGCTTGATCGGCGTGACCTCGTACGGATGTGTCTCTTCGATCTCTCCTCTTTTTCTCCTCGATTTTATCGATTAAGCTTGTTAACTTGGAGATCATGCTGATATGATTTTGGATGTTCGTGAGTTAAGCTGCAAAATGAATTTAGTGATGTTGTGAAACTTCTGCTCCAGGGTTTTAAGATCTTTCGGGACGAGGAGAAGACGATGGGGACGAGACAAGTTTACGAGGAGAAGCTCCGGGCTGGCAATCTTCAACATGACCCGACGATGAATCCTGGCTTGGGCTCTGCTCGTTGCCCTCGTTGTCTGTCCCTCATAAACCCTAATCCGGTCCGTTCCCAATTCCCTCTTATGCTCCAGTCTCAAATTTTAATTGTTTCTTCCGTCACTGAAGTCGTCGTCTACTTCAATATAATCTTGCTTCTTCCTTTTTTTTGGCCTCAAAAAGGGAAATTCCAACTTGGATAACTTCCGTTTGCACCTTTGTTTCGCTCCTCCAATCATCGACGCTTTATGCTACTTATGAAACTTGCAGGAAAAAGGCGAATGGACCATCACTTCAGTTTTGCATGATGCTGCTAGCGTGGTATAAATGATGATCATTTGGATATATGGCATTCCTGTAAACTTAGATGCTATGCTAATTACTCAAAAATTGGCTCGTATTTAGCTTCTTTTATTGTTCTTGATTCTTATGTTAACTTTCTTGTGTTGGAAAGGCTGGTTCAGGAGCTGGCGGATTGCTTAGTGCTATTCATAGTATGAATTCAGGTAATAATTTTAGTTCCGTTGAAGTTTAATAGGTCTTTGGATAATTTGACCATGGTGATTATCCTGAAAGAAGTGAATGTGGGCATCTCTGTTAGGTATTCCATTTATTCAGCAGCATGTCAAGGGTCCCAAATGGTTGCAATTCTCAGTTGGGGTAATGGTTTCTATCATTTTGTTGGAATCACTGTCTTTGTTGTTAGCTAAAGATTATATGATATGTAAGTGTTTTGTGAATAACTAAAGATTAGATGATATCTACTGTGGTATAATCTGATTTAGCTTTACCATTTATCTTATGGCTAATCACTAAACTTTCTCTATGAAAAATAAGACCTTGGATGGTCAGTTGTCAATTTACTTCTCCATTCCCAACAAATGGTGGTGCAGGTTGGTCATCCATTAGTATTCAATTAATGAAAGCAAAGTCAAGTTGTTATTATTACTTTTTGGTTTAATAAAGGTCAAATTATTATATTTGGCtggtttgaattttttaattgaattgaattttaacCATTCCACCATTCCTTTACTGAATATTAACTCAAGGAACTGATAGAGAATGCAACTAAAGACATATAAATCTTTGGTTGAATAAACTTTGTATTGGTGCTAGACTATTGTTTTACAATGAGATgtggttttgtaaagatgttcATATAATCATCCTAGATTTGTTGCCCATGTGTAATTAAAATTTCATCGACCTTAGCATGGTTATTAGAATCATACATCTAACTTTCTCCTCCTCTATGTTAAGATTTTTTCAACTTTTACATAATGTTGGTATTTTTAATATGTAATAGTTGTCATattaataaaaattcatatattcttttatttatattcCTTTTAAAACATGTTCCGAATGTACTTTTCTTGAAAATACTCTCATCAACCTTGTAGAAGTGGCATTTGATAATATGTTGTCTCCATTGTTCAAGTAATaacatttttcttctttattgtTTTTTTCTCATTGTTGGTTGACATTTTTTTCCCTCCAGATTCCTTCGCTGCTGTTGTATTCAGGAGCTAGTGCTGCACTTGGAGGTAAAGTACATATGTGCTTATATTCTCcgttttttattaatattttgacGTTCTATAAGGGAAACTTGCTTGCAAGTATACCAAGTTTTGTGTGTTGAATAACAATTATCCAAGAGAAGGAATTACCCTATGCAAATTTCTACTTAATACTTTCTCCTATTAATTATGATGCTTGTCTGCAGTAATTAAGAGCTATTTTATCTGGTTACATTTGCATCTACATAATTTCATCTcagagaaaaatattttaatatgtcCAAATTATAAGGCACCCACCATAGAAATTGCAAACTATGAATGTTGATGCTGATGACTACAGCATTGCTCTACCGTACTTTTGCAGTTTGCAAAGCCTTTATAATTTATGCTTTCTACTTTATGGCATACAAGAGGCTTTTGATTGCCCCACGGGCACAGTGGGGTGGTAAGAGGTAAGGATGATTCCCATACAACGAGTGTTCAAATCTCACGTTGGCCATTTCCTGCGGAATTTGAATCATCAGTGACTAGTTGGGCATGTCCAAGGGCCAGATACTTGCATTACcacccacccccccccccccccccccccccaacacacacacacacacacacaaaaaaaagagCATTTTGATTTCTGTACATGCTTGGGCCTATTGACAATTAAGCAGCAGTAGTCTAAATGGAacgattttcttttatttatttttctctgaAGTTCAGATGTCGATAATGGCATTGTTTATGGAGGGCATTGGGAGAGTAAAAAAAAATGACAATTAGTATTATGACATTCAATTAAATAACATTGTATTATTATCGATGTAGTGTTGTCCAAGCTCAATGGATGATTTGATTTATATAGCCAACCGAAATAGTTGGGTTTCATGGTTGCTTATTGCATTTGTGGTTGTTGAACTTTATCTTCAAATTCCTAAACTCTGGTCCACTGGTATTttcttaaataaaatttgaaacgATTGAAGATTACTCATTCACTATGAATCATATTCCAGTTCAAGTGAGTCCATACTGAATAGTGAATACTTGTTATACTAAATTCAGTTAAACTTTTCTGAGATTCTCACCAATAATGCAAAAGCCCAATAGACTAATGAATATTGATATGTGAAGAAGTGAACAACATAATATTCTTCTCAACTTATCAGCATTCTGGATTGATAGCCGACACTTATATCGATCACTTGCAAACTTTAGAATTAACCATGTCACACTCTTACATTCACACCCATGTTGGATACTCATGCGCAAGTCCAAGTGATATAGAGCTCTGAGCCTTATTGCAAGTAAATCCACTTTAAATGTATGGTAGGGTTAAAAAAAAAGTGATTGCCCATGCTATCCATTTCTTAGGAGATATATGCTATCCACGCTTAGAATAAATGTGTAAGGCTAATTATAATACCAGTGGAGATATTGAATTGAAAAGAAAGATTTGCATATGATGTCTATGTTAAGAAAAAGCTTAATTGATGTGGTGGGTTTTAGAAGAAAAATCATCTAGTTATATTCTATGACAAAAGGTGAAATCGTCACCTTGGCGGTCTCTCCAAGGTGGCCCCACACTTCTTAGAAGGGGGTAAATCATGAGGAGCTTCATCCAACAACAGTTACGCATGTAGGGGGTGAGGCAACTAACGGGGTATTCTGTACCTATTGGGAATTGACCCCGAACTTTGCTGGGGCAACACTCCTGCATGAACCATCTGCTCCAGCTCGTGAGGGCAATCATCTAGTTATATTGATATGAGAGATAGTTGATGTTTAACAAATTTGTAGACTTTAATTATATGAacctaaaaaaaaaagaacatttttagtagtttagataatttaaatttattaaagttgaaGGTGCGAAGGATAGAAAGACAAAAGGAAAAACTTATCTATTGTAATTGATGATGAGATATAACCTAAAATTCAGCGAAGGGTATGATCCATGTATTAATCTCAAACAATTGGATCTAATATGTTTTTTTTGTTATTACTTGAAGCTTTTGCACATTCTACTTGCCCTCTCTTCAAAGTGGTCTAAGAGTTGTAATTTCTTATAGTTTATTCCAACCCAATGGAACTTGTGTATGTTGGTTCGATATACCTGATTTTTGGTTGCATAAGATAGTACTAATGAAGCTTTagtttcttcttttttcttcacACATCTTGTGCTAACATCTCATTTCATAAACAGCTTACTTGCTTCCAGCGTTCGCTCAACTCAGTGTGTCATCATATTATGCTGCTTCGAGCGCCTCATATTATGCAATATCCCGAGTAACTAATCATGTCGAAGGATCTTATTTATCCCAATcttcaacaaaaacttagtttTATCCTTTCCTGGGTATCATAAATAAGTGATTCTAGATAATGAATGCATTTGCAACTCTTTTACATTGTTGTGCCAATTTTGTTGTTTATTGAATACTGGACGGAATAGTTCGTTGATTTTAATTATGTTTGCTCTCCCCTATTCCACTTTTCTCCTGCTGATTTTtatgagttttattaataaaatattatgtaACGCATCGTTAAATTAAATCAGGCAAAAATGAAAAGTATTCATCAAAGCAAATGATTAAAAAACTTTAATGCATCAATATGACAAAATAATACACACGGAATCAGAATATTCAGTGAGAATATTTTTTATAAGAAGGGGATGTTTTAGAGATATTTTTCTAAATATCTTATTGGAGAGATATTTAAAATCATCCggtgatttcttttctttttattatttaaaaaacaaaataaaaaaaaatatagaaggatgatgtggattttttttatttaaaaaacaaaataaaaagtaCGGAAAAATGATTTGGATGTGAGATACTGGTTGCGAAATATTTGATtatgaatttttagatatttaaaagtTGAGATATTTGAATATTGACGTATTAGGAGTTGGATGTCTATCATTTTCTatgtaatatttaattatttaaggtTAGTAGTCATATATGATTTATCTCTTCAGTATTGATCTGGGAATGAATACTGGGGCGAGTGAATTACCTTTTGTCAATTTGGATGCTCTCGACTATTCTGCTAGGGTAAATATCCCTTGTGATTAGATATGACAGTTTCTAACCTGACATGAAAACATGATTCGAATCGAACATAAAAAAATCAAGCTAGGATAAGGTCTTATTGGATTCGGGTTGACCTAATTGATACTATTTGATCCGGTGGTGAAGGAGGGGGCCCGGCCGTACAGTGGTCAAtgacacgtggaagtcaaagtcaagatgggcaGACCAATGTTTTGGCCGAGCGGGGAGGTCACCTCGCCGATCGGCCTTAATAGCGCCCAGGCCGGCGCGAAGACAACTCGATCACAGGtagggtttccgatgctcaggggATTTCGTATAAAAGAGGCGATGCGCCGACCGATGAGTCCGCTCGGCCGAGATACCGAACAACTAAGGCTATACTCCGGTCCGAGTATGCGACCAAGCGGCTCACCCACTCGGCCTAGTAACAGACGAGAGAGAAGAGGACAAAATAGACAGCTGGCGATATCCTTCTCGAAACATGCGccgccgacagacagcatggtcggcgaccagaccggacagaagatcgtatgatggaagtttccactgtcatgtcggagatatgctcggacggttgcagtatggcgtcagacacacttttctgacacttCCATTTTTAGGTATgatttgaggagcgtgcacacctCGGGAAACGTGCATGCGCCCCCCGGGATCCTATATAAGAATccctagacttcgacggaggtatgcatgatCATCTACTGTAGCTCTTTGCCTCGTTATTCTACTTCGATTTCTTCtcacttgacttgagcgtcggagggccgtcgccaaGATCCCCTTCCCCGCTCgattttgctgcaggttcaccggagtccACGTTAGCCCAGAGTCTACACGGAatcagcagagagcgccacgtccccagtgtccgtctactcgactctcggacaggatcaaattggtgttgtctgtgggaacacacctaaaTCCGAGAGGAGAAGATGGAAggagctggacgaccgcataccGTGACGCTTTCTCaggaggagctcgatgctctTATCGAGGCGAGAGCAGCGAAAATAGTGGAGCAGTAGCAGCAAAAGGAATTAGCCGAGCGGATGGCGTAGCAGGCAACTTcggcatcaggtggccgagcggcgcaAGAAGATCGACCTGAGCAATACTCCACATGGGCACAGAATAAGGGGCAGACCGGTAGCCCGGGAGATGCGCCGCCCGCTCCTATTCCGTTCCATCGGGCATTGTTCCAGACTCCATCTGAACTAGCCCAAGCCAACCACGGATCATCCGATGGAGCACCCGTGCTAGATGCCAGGAAGGGGAAGGCGCCTCGGATTGAGttatcccccgagcggatcaatcgccagttctccgaGGCGATTCTACATGACCCGCTCCCAAAGCATTACGCCCACTAGCGATCAGAGAGTACAACGgtacaaccgacccagacgaccacctcGATAAGTTTGACAATgccgctactctccatcaatacaccgacggagtcaaatgcagggtcttcctcaccaccttGTCCGGCTCGACACAACGTTGGTTCCGAAaattgccggacggatcaattcggagcttcaaggacttccgagcggcattcgttcaccactttgccagcagccgacgttatcagaagaccagcgtcagcttATTTTCAATGAAGCAAGGGTCGAGGGAGAGCCTCCGAACCTACATCCAGCGTTTCAACCAGGCGGCCATGGATATCCCCGTGGTCTAGTCCGAGAtaatgatgcatgccttcacgcAGGGCTTAGttgacggggatttcttccgctcgctcatccgaaatccgccccgagactacgaccacatgctgaagaaggcAAACGAGTATATCAACGtcgaggaagcccaggcggccagaAGGAAAGAAGCACCGTCTGAACCTTCAGTGTCGGCCGAGCAGAGGCCACCACCCAACTATCAGCCACCGAGGGGGCCCCGCGCGGAGGTAGCTCGCCCTCAACAGGAAACAAGGTCGCACGCTGTCCAACATGTGTCAGCCGACCGGCCCAAGCAAAAAggaaaggtatggacccccatgttttgtGCGCTTCACCAGTCAGCCACCCACAACACCCGTGATTATCGGAGTCTTCCCCCGATCGCTCACCCCGCGTCGAGAAGTTATCTCCGCCAATCACCTTCACCTGAGCGGCGACCTCGACACCAGAGTAATTGATGGCGGGTGGCCAGGGAGTCGCCTGAGCGGCATCATCATCACCCGCCAAGGGTCAATCCCCGAGCCTCACAGGAGCGAGcaaggccttccgctcgggaggaggaaaatagaggCAACGCagctcgaggcgagatcaacatcatcgttgGTGGACCAACAGGCGGTGACTCAAAtcgagccagaaaagcacacgcTCGGCAGCTAAGggtccatgcggtcggctgcagccaggagcgAGCAcaaggacccgagatcagcttcgggcctagaGACTTAGAAGGGGTCGAAGTGTCGCACgacgacaccctcatcatccgagcgataatagcaaattatactattcaccgcatatttattgacataggcagctcggtcaacattattttcaagaaggcgttcgaccaattgcaaattgaCCGAGCTGAGCTGCTTCCAATGACAACTCCGTTATATAGATTCACCGGCAACGAGGTTCTTCCGGTCGGGCAGGCCCGGCTGGATATTtcgttgggagaggagccgcggcGGAGGACACAGACCACTAACTTCATCATGGTCGATGCTCCCTCCACCTACAATGTGATATTGGGGTGACCGACTCTCAATGAATTTcgggcggtcgtctcaacttTTTATCAGAAggtcaagttccccgtggaggaccagGTGGGAGAAGTTCGTGGAGATCAGATTGTAGCTCGACgatgctacgtggagatggtccAAGCTGAATCCTGGTCCGCTCAGAAAGCACCGCGCTTAGAGGTAAACACCATAACCGAGGAACCTCCGACTTTAGTgtatgaggaaaaggaggaggtgtaGATCCATCCtggccgaccggaggccaccatgTTCATTGCATCCGACCTGAGAGTAGGCCAGAGGGAGGAGCTGATCGGATGCCTGCAGCGAAACCACGACGTCTTTACATGGTCAACACATGAACTACCAGGCATCTCGCCGAGCGTCGcacagcacgagcttcatgtccgaccggacgctcgacccgtaaagcagaggaagagggacttcagcgcggagcagaatgtcatcatccgagcggaagtcgagaagcttctggaggccgaccatatacgggaagtacaattcccgagcTGACTCacgaatgtggtgctggtctccaagccgggcaacaagtggagagtctgcatcgacttccgggatctgaacaaggcatgccctaaggatttttaccctttgcccaggattgatcaaatggtggattcAACGCTGGGTGCAAgctaatatgcatgctggatgcatatcagggataccatcaagtgtcgctcgcccatgACGATCAGGAGAAAGTAAGCTTCATAACTGcagacgacacctactgctacaacgtgatgtcgTTCGGTCTAAAGAACGCTGGGGCAACATACTAGCGGCtcatgaataaagtgttccggGAGCAGATAGGGCGCATCCTGGAGGTATATGTTGACGCTATACTTATTAAATCACTCCGAGCGGCGGATCTTTGTGCATAtatagaggaaaccttccgaacgctgaagAAGTACGGAGTCAGGCTGAACCCccaaaagtgtctgttcggagcaaaaagcggacgcttcctgggttacatcgtcaccgagcagggcatagaggcgaaccctagcaaggtAAAGGCATTGCAGAACATGCCACCTCCTAGAAATTTGAAGGAAGTACAACAccttaccggtcggataacagctctctcacggttcatctccaaaactgctgATCGGAGCATGCCCTTTTTCAAGATTCTTCGCCGAGccaccaaattccagtgggacgaagaatgcgaccgagcGTTCGAAGCTTTGAAGGTTATCTGAACTCGTTACCTGTATTAGCCAAGCAGTCTATCGGCGAGCTACTTCACATATacttatcctcgaccgagcatgctGTTGGCTCAGAATTGGTAAGGTCGGACGACGAAGAACAACCTGTGTATTTTCTGAGTCACATCCTAAaggacgctgaatctcgctacactggtctcgagaaactTACCTTCGCATTAGTCCTCGCCGCCCGAAGACTCCGACCCTACTTTCTCGCGCACACAATCGTCGTCATGACGAACAACCCTTTGGGAAGAGTACTTCTCAATCTCGAGGCGTCCGGACgattaatcaaatggacaaccgagctcagcgagttcgacaTACAATACCAGCCCCGGACGGCAATTAAGGCGcaatccttggcggatttcgtcacCGAAGTGCAGAACCCCGAGCCCGAAGCCACTTGGAGGGTGTACGTGGACGGGTCGGCCACGCGGCAGGGAAGCGGCATCGATCTTCTGTTGATTTCAccacaagaagagcggatgcatctgtccgttcggctggattaCCGCTCAACCAACAACGAGACAGAGTATGAGGTCCTCATAGcgggattgcaggccgctcggcacatAGGAGCCAGTAAGGTGTTAATTTATTCAGACTcatagttggccgctcagcagctcttggGAACCTTCGAGATCAACAACACATGGCTGAAGCTGTACGCGGAGGCCTTCGACAAGCTCAAAACCAACTTCGGTGAGGTTGTCATATTGAAGATCCACCGAGCGGAGAATCAAGCGACAAATGAGTTGGCAAAGCTGGCGAGTTCGATAACACCGATCGTCACCCAGCAATCGATCGAGCAGGTATCCTTAGTGGCTCACATTGACAGGATGGAGGGTCTCGcgttcccgagcgactggaggacgacCATAGTGGAATTTTTACGATCAAGAGCTGCTCAGTCCGATCGGGCTGAGGCACAGTTGCTAAGAAGGAGGGCGGGCCGGTTCACCCTCATcggggatcagctctacaagaaggctttctcccgtccaTTGCTAAAGTGTATCAGTTCGGAAGACGCGGAATATATACTaaaggaagtgcatcaaggatcctgtAGAGGACACCCCGGCGGCCGGTCGTTAGCAAAGAAGATCTTGCTAGCCGAATATTTCTAGCCAACCCTCCAGGAAGACGCCGCTTGGATCGTCGCCACTTGCCTTTCTTGTCAAAGATATCACAGCTTCTCCCATCGGCCGATGGAGGAGATGAAGTCCTCTACAGTAGCCTAcccattcgaccagtggggcatggatattgtaggCCCCTTCCCCATGGCGATCGGATAGCGGAAAATTTTACTAGTAGCGATAGACTATTTCTCAAAGTGGGTTGAAGTCAAGCCGCTCgcgaaaataaccgagcagatggtcaagaagttcatctggcagcacataatATGCCGGTTCGGCATTCCACAATGGCTCATGTCCGACAATGGGCGACAATTCGTCGGACAGCAGCTCCGAATATGGTGCGAGGGGTATGGCATTCAGCAACacttcacctctgtggcttatTCGCAAAGCAACGAGAAGGCTGAGGTCGCTAATCGGGAGATCTTGCAGattcttcgagttcggctcgaccatatcggtggcagctgggtagatgagctcCCGGGCGTGTTATGGGCGATTCGCActacccctaaggagggaacgggggtcatgcctttccacttggtgtatagAGGGGAGGCTGTCGTTCccgtggaggtcggagtagaatccgatcAAGTACAACAGTATGACGCgagtaacgccgagcggaggcagctggagcTGGACATGGTAGACGAGGCGCAAGCCAAAACAGCcgtccggctaatggcgtaccggcaaagaatgaaacagaattacaacaggcgagtGATTTCCAGggcattccaagtcggcgactttgtatggaagaaggtgaagccggtcggagATGTGAGCAAGCTGGAGACACCCTGGACTGGGCCCTTCaaggtcatcgagaagctccgatcgggcgcctattacctcgaagatgaagatggacgacaactagaacgaccatggagcgctaaacatctcc
This window of the Zingiber officinale cultivar Zhangliang chromosome 3B, Zo_v1.1, whole genome shotgun sequence genome carries:
- the LOC122056253 gene encoding uncharacterized protein LOC122056253, with product MGTRQVYEEKLRAGNLQHDPTMNPGLGSARCPRCLSLINPNPEKGEWTITSVLHDAASVAGSGAGGLLSAIHSMNSGIPFIQQHVKGPKWLQFSVGIPSLLLYSGASAALGAYLLPAFAQLSVSSYYAASSASYYAISRVTNHVEGSYLSQSSTKT
- the LOC122054774 gene encoding uncharacterized protein LOC122054774: MRPSVRSFEGYLNSLPVLAKQSIGELLHIYLSSTEHAVGSELVRSDDEEQPVYFLSHILKDAESRYTGLEKLTFALVLAARRLRPYFLAHTIVVMTNNPLGRVLLNLEASGRLIKWTTELSEFDIQYQPRTAIKAQSLADFVTEVQNPEPEATWRVYVDGSATRQGSGIDLLLISPQEERMHLSVRLDYRSTNNETEYEQLLGTFEINNTWLKLYAEAFDKLKTNFGEVVILKIHRAENQATNELAKLASSITPIVTQQSIEQVSLVAHIDRMEGLAFPSDWRTTIVEFLRSRAAQSDRAEAQLLRRRAGRFTLIGDQLYKKAFSRPLLKCISSEDAEYILKEVHQGSCRGHPGGRSLAKKILLAEYF